One stretch of Xanthomonas sp. DAR 35659 DNA includes these proteins:
- a CDS encoding DUF3301 domain-containing protein: MPSLILWMIVGAAVFAFWNASRAAAERAETLGRNACKAADVQWLDQSVHGTGLRLRRLPSGWLGFERSFRFDYSYDGVDRHSGRMVLLGDRLISFTGPSVATVTALHEGRESPD, from the coding sequence ATGCCAAGTCTGATCCTTTGGATGATCGTCGGTGCCGCGGTGTTCGCGTTCTGGAATGCTTCGCGCGCCGCCGCCGAACGCGCCGAAACGCTGGGCCGCAATGCCTGCAAGGCCGCCGATGTGCAATGGCTGGATCAGAGCGTGCACGGCACCGGCCTGCGGCTGCGGCGCCTGCCCAGCGGCTGGCTGGGATTCGAGCGCAGCTTCCGCTTCGATTACTCCTACGATGGCGTCGATCGCCACAGCGGTCGCATGGTGCTGCTCGGCGACCGGCTGATTTCCTTCACCGGACCGTCGGTGGCGACGGTGACAGCGTTGCACGAAGGGCGCGAATCGCCCGATTGA
- a CDS encoding DUF2272 domain-containing protein: protein MARPWFALLCAAALFPAGRAAAAEVCDLPPRFGLTPTAVAIVRTACNEHRLWWRPFIDTQGRLAGLRVTEAERGDLADHGIEAWQRVAAYWRDSGTLGAMGGSDGADSCQQLDGSRYRQADCRAFLVDNPWSAAFVSYVMVRAGVSGFRTSIRHIDYIRAAYQGGPDGLPYRYADPQQDKPAPGDLLCFLRGRKQPLGAAGLREALARGGALPWESHCDIVVAANVGGDRTLYLIGGNVLNAVTMRKLPLDRAGRLQLKAPLAQDQVGDDGAGLECTPGREELCDFNRQDWAALLQLQPQAQLSTPPPTLPGAVPTSNPAPEQTPIPVPQGPAPTTAPAPAAPATVPATTPATTPPATDPRDAESSQPTR, encoded by the coding sequence ATGGCCCGTCCCTGGTTCGCGTTGTTGTGCGCCGCCGCCCTGTTCCCCGCCGGTCGCGCGGCCGCCGCGGAGGTGTGCGACCTGCCGCCGCGTTTCGGCCTGACCCCGACCGCCGTGGCCATCGTGCGCACCGCCTGCAACGAACACCGGCTGTGGTGGCGGCCGTTCATCGACACCCAGGGCCGGCTCGCCGGCCTGCGCGTGACCGAAGCCGAGCGCGGCGACCTCGCCGACCACGGCATCGAGGCCTGGCAGCGCGTGGCCGCGTACTGGCGCGACAGCGGCACGCTGGGCGCGATGGGCGGCAGCGACGGCGCCGACAGTTGCCAGCAACTGGACGGCTCGCGCTACCGGCAGGCGGACTGCCGCGCCTTCCTCGTCGACAACCCCTGGTCGGCGGCGTTCGTGTCCTACGTGATGGTGCGCGCCGGCGTGAGCGGCTTTCGCACCTCGATCCGGCACATCGACTACATCCGCGCCGCCTACCAGGGCGGGCCCGACGGCCTGCCGTACCGCTACGCCGATCCGCAGCAGGACAAACCGGCGCCGGGCGACCTGCTGTGCTTCCTGCGCGGGCGCAAGCAGCCGCTGGGCGCGGCCGGGCTGCGCGAGGCGCTGGCGCGCGGCGGCGCGCTGCCCTGGGAATCGCATTGCGACATCGTGGTCGCGGCCAACGTCGGCGGCGACCGCACGCTGTACCTGATCGGCGGCAACGTGCTCAATGCGGTGACCATGCGCAAGCTGCCGCTGGACCGTGCCGGGCGCCTGCAATTGAAGGCGCCGCTGGCGCAGGACCAGGTCGGCGACGATGGGGCCGGACTGGAGTGCACGCCGGGCCGCGAGGAACTGTGCGACTTCAACCGCCAGGACTGGGCGGCGCTGCTGCAGTTGCAGCCGCAGGCGCAGCTATCGACGCCGCCGCCGACGCTGCCGGGCGCGGTCCCGACGTCGAATCCGGCGCCGGAGCAAACACCGATCCCAGTGCCCCAGGGCCCCGCGCCGACGACGGCACCGGCACCCGCCGCACCCGCCACCGTGCCGGCAACCACCCCGGCGACCACCCCACCCGCGACCGACCCACGCGACGCGGAATCTTCGCAACCGACGCGCTGA
- the nadC gene encoding carboxylating nicotinate-nucleotide diphosphorylase: protein MSHDLAPPAQAQIDADVARALAEDLGSGDVTAALLPDGADSAYLLCKQDAVIAGRPWFDACHRALDPQVRIDWHVAEGQRVAAGTVLALLHGRSRALVSAERASLNFLQTLSATATATAAYVAAVAGTGARILDTRKTLPGLRLAQKYAVRCGGGDNHRFGLYDTVMLKENHIRAAGSLPAAVAAARAQWPALPLVVEVETLEQLREALQAGCDRILIDDFTAEQRREAVAIAAAAPFHRAIPLEVSGGVDLDGVRAIAADGVDCISIGALTKHVQAVDLSLKLGPPPH from the coding sequence CGCGCTGGCCGAGGACCTGGGCAGCGGCGACGTCACCGCCGCGTTGCTGCCGGACGGCGCCGACAGCGCCTACCTGCTGTGCAAGCAGGACGCGGTGATCGCCGGCCGCCCCTGGTTCGACGCCTGCCACCGCGCGCTCGACCCGCAGGTCCGGATCGACTGGCATGTCGCCGAAGGCCAGCGCGTCGCCGCCGGCACGGTGCTGGCCCTGCTGCACGGGCGCAGCCGCGCGCTGGTCAGCGCCGAACGCGCGTCGCTGAATTTCCTGCAGACCCTGTCGGCCACCGCCACAGCGACCGCCGCCTACGTGGCCGCGGTCGCCGGCACCGGCGCGCGCATCCTCGACACCCGCAAGACCCTGCCCGGCCTGCGCCTGGCGCAGAAGTACGCGGTGCGCTGCGGCGGCGGCGACAACCACCGCTTCGGCCTGTACGACACGGTGATGCTCAAGGAAAACCACATCCGCGCCGCGGGCTCGCTGCCCGCGGCGGTGGCCGCCGCGCGCGCGCAGTGGCCGGCGCTGCCGCTGGTGGTCGAAGTGGAAACGCTGGAGCAATTGCGCGAGGCACTGCAGGCCGGCTGCGACCGCATCCTGATCGACGATTTCACCGCAGAGCAGCGCCGCGAGGCGGTGGCGATCGCCGCGGCCGCGCCGTTCCATCGCGCGATCCCGCTGGAAGTGTCCGGCGGCGTCGACCTGGACGGCGTGCGCGCGATCGCCGCCGACGGCGTGGACTGCATCTCCATCGGCGCACTGACCAAGCATGTGCAGGCGGTGGACCTGTCGCTGAAGCTGGGTCCACCGCCGCACTGA